Genomic window (Leptospira andrefontaineae):
AATTCGGGAAGATTTTGGAACCTTATATAGAATCCCTGCTTTAGGCGATTCTATGTAAGAATATAGGAAGCGTCTTTGTTTAGAAGAGCTTAGTCCTCAGTGTTAAGGCCTAGTTTGGATTCGATCGCCTTTATTCTTCTGGCCCATTTCTGAAAATTAACCACGTTTTTGATATTCACTCTAAGCTTTTGGAATTCCGGGAATGTCAGTCCGTAATCCCAACCTACATAAATATCCGGCTTGGAAAGAGTGTTTCGAACAGAAGTCCCTCCACCAACGATGGTCCCACTTGCGATGCTAAGATGATCCGCAATACCGCACCCGCCTCCGATAGTACAATTGTCTCCGATCGTAGTGGAACCCGCAACACCAGTATAACCTGCAATTACAACATTTTTTCCTAATACACAGTTATGACCGATATGAACTAGGTTATCAAATTTACATCCGTCACCAATGATCGTGTTTTCCAAACCGCCTCTATCGATTGCGCTATTGGAACCCATCTCCACATCGTCTCCCACAATCACAGTCCCTACTTGAGGGATCTTATTATGTTTACCGTTTGCGAATACGAATCTGAATCCATCTCCACCGATAGTACAATTTCCGAAAGATCTAAATCTTTTCCCGATAATGACTCCGTGATGAATAACGTTATTCGGTCCTACATGGGAACCTTCTCCGATACTTGCTCCTCTTCCGATACGAACTCCGTCCTCTAAGATAACATTATCTCCGATCTCGGCATCTTCCGCAACGGATGCAAAGTTTCCTATATAACAATTTTTACCGATCTTTGCTTTAGGATGAACGAATGCGTTCGCTTCTACTTTGTTTTCAAACTTATGAGGAGGATAGATCAGATCTAAAACCTGAGCAAGGATCAGATCCGGTTTATCTACAACCAGACAAGGTACTTCTAATTCTTTTGCGAATTCAGAAGTAGTCATTACAATACTAGAGGCAGTCTTCTTTGCCTCGTTTAACATCTTCTTACTTGCGAGAAAACTAATGCTGTTCGTAACTCCGGGGTTAACCGGAGAAACGGATTCCACCTGAACTTTTTTGGGGTCCGCGCAATTTTCTATTTTTGCTCCGGAAATTTTGGAAGCCAGTTCTTCCAATGTATATCTAGCCATTAAGACCCTCTTTTCTAGTCTTTTAGTATCTGCCAAC
Coding sequences:
- the lpxD gene encoding UDP-3-O-(3-hydroxymyristoyl)glucosamine N-acyltransferase, with amino-acid sequence MARYTLEELASKISGAKIENCADPKKVQVESVSPVNPGVTNSISFLASKKMLNEAKKTASSIVMTTSEFAKELEVPCLVVDKPDLILAQVLDLIYPPHKFENKVEANAFVHPKAKIGKNCYIGNFASVAEDAEIGDNVILEDGVRIGRGASIGEGSHVGPNNVIHHGVIIGKRFRSFGNCTIGGDGFRFVFANGKHNKIPQVGTVIVGDDVEMGSNSAIDRGGLENTIIGDGCKFDNLVHIGHNCVLGKNVVIAGYTGVAGSTTIGDNCTIGGGCGIADHLSIASGTIVGGGTSVRNTLSKPDIYVGWDYGLTFPEFQKLRVNIKNVVNFQKWARRIKAIESKLGLNTED